Proteins from a single region of Cydia splendana chromosome 9, ilCydSple1.2, whole genome shotgun sequence:
- the LOC134793381 gene encoding very long chain fatty acid elongase 7-like, protein MASPLPLQLANPSSEGIKMSYLEKVDRYLDSLKVGKSALVDSWFMMSSPIPILCVVIAYLIFVRVGPSLMKNRPPLRITKLITYYNATQVLLSVMMVYKALNLNIFRDGVLYAGCRYPSNTQNKQLLELGWWYFFAKFTELLDTVFFVLRKKNKQVTFLHVYHHGIMALYSWSYLKFAAGGQGTILALLNSAVHIVMYSYYLLSGLGPQFQKYLWWKKYVTTLQLVQFVIMLAYCIWTHFSPRCQYAVGFTYFISANVTIFLCLFLNFYSKSYKKKKSGEKEIQNEFEKQRNGTKQNGVEANGITAGKNKGVCTNDCKDISNVEDCPCAVDKACGDYIKKGKVFLTRRTAKACEELDYESIVKK, encoded by the exons GTGAAGGGATCAAAATGAGTTACCTTGAAAAAGTGGACCGGTACCTCGATTCACTGAAAGTTGGAAAAA gtgCCCTAGTGGACTCATGGTTTATGATGTCGAGTCCGATCCCGATCCTCTGCGTGGTGATCGCGTACCTGATCTTCGTGCGCGTCGGCCCCAGCCTGATGAAGAATAGGCCTCCACTCAGGATCACGAAACTCATCACGTATTACAACGCCACGCAGGTGTTGCTGTCTGTGATGATGGTTTACAAG GCTctaaatttaaacatatttcGAGACGGTGTGCTCTACGCGGGGTGCAGATATCCATCAAATACTCAAAACAAACAG CTTTTGGAGCTAGGATGGTGGTACTTCTTCGCCAAGTTCACTGAACTCCTCGACACTGTTTTCTTCGTGCTTCGAAAAAAGAACAAACAG GTGACATTCCTCCACGTATACCACCACGGCATCATGGCTCTCTACTCCTGGAGCTACCTCAAGTTCGCCGCCGGCGGCCAAGGGACCATTCTCGCCCTCCTAAACTCTGCCGTCCATATCGTCATGTACTCCTACTACCTTCTCTCCGGACTGGGGCCTCAGTTCCAAAAGTATTTGTGGTGGAAGAAATACGTTACTACTTTGCAGCTG GTACAATTCGTGATTATGCTCGCCTACTGCATATGGACTCACTTCTCACCAAGATGTCAGTACGCGGTCGGCTTCACCTACTTCATATCGGCCAACGTGACCATTTTCCTCTGTCTCTTTCTCAATTTCTATTCCAAAAGCTACAAGAAGAAGAAAAGCGGAGAAAAGGAGATACAGAACGAATTCGAAAAACAAAGAAACGGGACCAAACAAAATGGCGTTGAGGCGAATGGAATCACAGCGGGAAAGAACAAAGGGGTGTGCACAAATGATTGTAAGGATATTTCCAATGTAGAAGATTGTCCTTGTGCAGTTGACAAAGCTTGTGGAGACTACATTAAGAAAGGAAAGGTGTTCCTCACTAGACGCACAGCCAAAGCGTGTGAAGAACTAGATTACGAAAGTATAGTAAAGAAATGA
- the LOC134793870 gene encoding very long chain fatty acid elongase AAEL008004-like, producing MLRIRTSSIIHYYKYVFGELADPRTNDWFLISSPIPGLIIIFLYLQFVNKWGPRYMANKPPFQLQRTLVVYNFLQVCVSCWIVYEGLDAAWLRHYSLRCQPVDYSNSPEGMRATRCVYIYFLAKMTELLDTVFFVLRKKDRQITFLHLYHHAAMPMISWGATKYFPGGHGTFIGLVNSFVHIFMYAYYMLAALGPEYQRKLTWWKRQITTLQMVQFCLTFLHSSQLLFYDCGYPRWTVVFTLPNSIFFYYLFYDFYHKAYKKPKVDAVKNVKENGVKLQRIREEYEESRKCC from the exons ATGCTGCGCATACGAACCAGTTCTATTATTCATTACTACAAATATGTATTTGGAGAACTAGCGG ATCCACGCACCAACGACTGGTTCCTCATCTCCAGCCCCATCCCAGGGCTGATCATCATCTTCCTGTACCTACAGTTCGTGAACAAATGGGGCCCACGCTATATGGCCAACAAGCCGCCCTTCCAACTTCAGAGGACCCTGGTGGTGTACAACTTTCTGCAAGTTTGCGTCAGCTGCTGGATAGTATATGAG GGTCTGGATGCGGCTTGGCTTCGGCACTATAGTTTGAGGTGCCAACCAGTGGACTACTCTAACAGCCCCGAGGGGATGAGA GCTACCCGATGCGTATACATATACTTCCTGGCGAAGATGACAGAGCTCCTGGACACGGTGTTCTTCGTGCTCCGCAAGAAGGACCGCCAGATCACATTCCTCCATTTGTACCATCACGCTGCCATGCCTATGATATCCTGGGGAGCGACTAA ATACTTTCCCGGCGGGCATGGCACGTTCATCGGCCTCGTGAACTCCTTCGTTCACATCTTCATGTATGCGTATTACATGCTAGCTGCCCTAGGTCCTGAGTACCAGAGGAAACTGACCTGGTGGAAGCGGCAGATTACTACACTTCAAATG GTCCAGTTCTGCTTAACGTTCCTCCACTCCTCGCAACTGCTCTTCTACGACTGCGGCTACCCTCGCTGGACGGTCGTCTTCACTCTTCCTAATTCCATCTTCTTCTACTATCTCTTCTACGACTTCTATCATAAAGCCTACAAGAAGCCTAAAGTTGACGCTGTGAAAAATGTTAAAGAAAATGGCGTCAAATTACAAAGAATAAGAGAAGAATATGAGGAAAGTAGGAAATGTTGCTAA